The following proteins are encoded in a genomic region of Bacillus sp. FJAT-22090:
- a CDS encoding aspartate kinase produces MSKIVMKFGGTSVATTEKIANVARRIQMEKEKGNEVVVVVSAMGKSTDELVDLANELSDAPSKREMDMLLSTGEQITMSLLAIKLSTLGIDAISLTGWQAGLQTDDVHRNAKILTLEPSKILDKLSEDKVVIVAGFQGISTQGDITTLGRGGSDTSAVAIAASIGAEICDIYTDVDGIYTSDPRYIKNARKLEQLEYDEMLELANLGAGVLHPRAVEFAKNYKIPLRVRPSFSEEEGTILKEEVDVENNLVVRGVAFESDIVRLTIEYEVPFNGSLASIFTTLAANHIDVDIIVQSIVDGVKPAVSFSIKKDSLAEAITVLESNKQNLGFTFADFEVGLAKVSIVGSGMVSNPGVAAQMFDRLRKENIPVKMVSTSEIKISVVVPQTDMISAANALHNEFGLEIA; encoded by the coding sequence ATGAGTAAAATCGTAATGAAATTTGGTGGTACTTCCGTTGCCACTACAGAAAAAATTGCTAACGTTGCTAGAAGAATTCAAATGGAGAAAGAAAAAGGTAATGAGGTTGTAGTAGTTGTCTCAGCTATGGGAAAATCTACAGATGAACTAGTGGATTTGGCGAACGAGTTATCGGATGCACCATCAAAAAGGGAAATGGATATGCTTCTATCAACAGGAGAACAGATCACCATGTCTCTATTGGCCATCAAATTAAGTACTTTAGGAATAGATGCAATTTCTTTAACTGGATGGCAAGCAGGATTACAGACAGATGATGTACATAGAAATGCCAAAATCCTTACGCTCGAACCTTCCAAAATTTTGGACAAACTTTCGGAAGATAAGGTAGTGATTGTTGCAGGTTTTCAAGGTATTTCCACACAGGGAGACATTACAACACTTGGTAGAGGTGGATCAGATACCTCCGCAGTGGCAATTGCAGCTTCTATCGGGGCAGAAATTTGTGATATCTACACAGATGTAGATGGAATATATACTTCAGATCCCCGATATATCAAAAATGCCCGGAAACTGGAGCAACTTGAATATGATGAAATGTTAGAACTTGCCAACTTAGGTGCAGGTGTATTACATCCAAGAGCAGTTGAATTTGCAAAAAACTACAAGATACCATTACGTGTACGCCCAAGTTTTAGTGAGGAAGAGGGTACAATTTTAAAGGAGGAAGTCGATGTGGAAAATAATTTAGTTGTTCGAGGAGTTGCTTTTGAATCCGATATAGTCCGTTTAACAATCGAATATGAAGTACCGTTTAATGGGTCATTAGCTTCTATATTTACGACACTTGCAGCAAATCATATAGATGTTGATATAATCGTGCAGTCGATAGTGGACGGTGTAAAACCAGCAGTTTCATTTTCTATCAAAAAAGATTCATTAGCGGAAGCGATTACGGTGTTGGAATCCAATAAACAAAATCTTGGCTTTACATTTGCTGACTTTGAAGTAGGTCTGGCAAAAGTCTCGATCGTTGGCTCGGGTATGGTTTCTAATCCCGGTGTTGCTGCCCAAATGTTCGATCGTCTTCGAAAAGAAAATATTCCTGTGAAGATGGTAAGCACATCAGAAATAAAAATATCTGTCGTCGTACCTCAAACGGATATGATTTCAGCGGCTAATGCCTTACACAATGAATTTGGTTTAGAGATTGCATAA
- a CDS encoding YslB family protein — protein MDEKEHSHVTSFGYELIRDHVLASILGKHEKDILYWAGKDLARKFPLYSMEEASSFFQEAGWGILVLEKTTKDSAFYTLQTLNLPQSGKGRSHRLEAGFLAEQQQKIGGYLTECYDEQQKKNGIVTFQVKWDLKTTIL, from the coding sequence TTGGATGAAAAGGAACATTCACATGTAACTTCCTTTGGATATGAATTAATACGCGATCACGTTCTTGCTTCTATTCTCGGAAAACATGAAAAAGATATTCTATATTGGGCAGGGAAAGACCTAGCCCGCAAATTTCCCCTATATTCGATGGAAGAGGCCTCCTCTTTCTTTCAAGAAGCAGGTTGGGGAATTTTAGTTTTAGAAAAAACGACAAAAGATTCCGCTTTTTATACTTTACAAACCTTAAATTTGCCACAAAGCGGGAAAGGCAGAAGTCATCGATTAGAAGCTGGTTTTTTAGCTGAACAACAGCAGAAAATTGGTGGTTATTTAACAGAATGCTATGACGAACAGCAAAAGAAAAATGGAATCGTCACTTTTCAAGTTAAATGGGACTTAAAAACTACTATTTTATAA
- a CDS encoding succinate dehydrogenase cytochrome b558 subunit has translation MSKDREFYWRRLHSLLGIIPVGLFLTQHLIINHFATKGPEAFNGATHFMESLPFLLFLEVFVIYLPLMFHAFYGVYIAFTAKNNPKNFGTLRNYLFILQRFTGIFLVVFIAWHVFETRFQAAIGAKEVNFNMMVEILSNPWMLGFYIVGVISATFHLANGIWSFLVSWGITQSAKSQQIVTYVTLIIFLALSVVGVQALLAFV, from the coding sequence TTGTCGAAAGATCGCGAATTTTACTGGCGCCGACTACATTCACTATTAGGAATTATTCCTGTTGGATTGTTTTTGACGCAACATTTGATCATTAACCATTTTGCTACTAAAGGACCAGAAGCATTTAATGGGGCAACACACTTTATGGAGAGTCTTCCATTCTTATTATTCTTGGAAGTCTTTGTAATTTACTTACCGTTGATGTTCCATGCATTTTACGGGGTTTATATTGCATTTACTGCAAAAAATAATCCGAAAAACTTTGGAACACTTCGTAATTATTTGTTCATTTTACAACGTTTCACTGGAATCTTTCTTGTTGTATTCATCGCTTGGCATGTATTTGAAACAAGATTCCAAGCAGCTATTGGAGCGAAAGAAGTTAATTTTAACATGATGGTTGAAATTTTATCAAACCCATGGATGTTAGGCTTCTATATAGTAGGTGTAATTTCTGCTACCTTCCACTTAGCAAATGGTATTTGGTCATTCCTTGTAAGCTGGGGAATTACTCAATCTGCAAAATCACAACAAATTGTTACTTATGTAACATTAATAATCTTCCTAGCGTTATCTGTAGTTGGTGTACAAGCTCTTCTTGCGTTCGTATAA